In the genome of Ferrovibrio terrae, the window ATAGAATATTGAAAAGGGGTAATGGCTTACGTCGTAAAGGGCTGATTTGATCACTTTTTCCGGCTCTTGGCCGGCTATCGAGCGGTCAGGCGCAGGCGTCCCAAGGCTCCGGTCTCGAAATCGGCGGGCCGCATCGACATGGGAATATACTCAACTGCCGCCCAGGGGGTCGCATAATCCCGGTAGTGTCGCGACAGGACATGGCCGGACTGGCCGGTCGAATGCATGAACTGCGACCGGTTCAGGTCGGCCAGATCGTAGATCGCCCGCAGCGACGCGGCATGGCGATTCCCGAACGGATCCTTGTCGTTGGCAAGATCGTTGCGGCCGACATTCACCGTAAAGGCATCGCCACCGGTGGGAACGCTGACTTCGAAGAAGCGCCGCAGCATGGCGATGTTACTGAAGGGCCGGTGCGTGCCCCGTGCCGAATGGGCCTCACCCCAGCGCCAGCGCGCCATGTCCGACCCGTAGCGCACCTTGAGGTCGTCGAGTGCCCGGTCCAGCGCTTCGGCGACCAGTTCGGAGCAGGGCGTGGTGGCGCCGGTCGCCTGGTTGGCGCACCAGCGGCTCTGGCCGTTCTGGTTGGTGAGGATATTCTTGATCAGAATCGGCCGGAAGCGCCACAACGGCTGGAAGGCATCCCCCAGTTCGTCGGCTAGGATCAGGCGGGTGAGTTCGCGATACCAGGCCTGGAAAATCAGCGGCTCGGCGCGATTGACCGACATGTTGCCGTCCCATGAGGCCATCAGGCCATGGCTGCCCGGCAGTTCGCTGTTGCGCGGCAGGTTCTTCGGCGGCACGGCCAGCAGGAGCGGCAGGATTTCCCCCACCATCGGTGACATGATATCGCCCTGCAGCTGTTTGAAGCTTTCCACCGAGTGGACATTGCGCTCCTTCAGCAACTGTTCGATGCGGCGGGCGCGATACGGCTCAGCCCAGTCGGCGGTGATGAAATGAGGATAACTGTCGGGCACGATCTTGTTGTTAGCCGTGACGATGGTGCCGGGCGGTGGATTGTAGCTGCGCGGCAGTTGGTCGAACGGAATGAAGCCGTTCCAGTCGTAGCGCGCATCCCAGCCGGGGGCCGGTGCAAGGCCCTTTAGATCGTTGTCGGCGCGGCGGATCGGGATCAGTCCCGGCGCGACGAAACCGATATTGCCCTCTCGGTCGGCGTAAACGATGTTTTGCTGCGGCGAGACGAAGCGGCGCAGGTTATCGTTGAAACCGTTCCAGTCCGTCACACTGTCGAGGCCGAGCAGGGCGTCGGCCGTAGTGTCTTCATCCAGCAGGGCGGTCCACGCAAAAGCGAGGACATAACCGGCCTCCAGTTGCTGGCGTGCGCCGTCATGTACATCGGAGATCACCGGGCCATGGCGCGTTTCTCGCACGGTGATGACGACATCCTCGCCGCTGCGCTGCTTGATAGTTTCCTGCCGCGTGACGAAGGCCGCCGAGCCCTCAGGCGTGACATACTGCGTCGTATCTGCGGGATCAATCTTCTCGATATAAAGGTCCTGCGTGTCCGGGCCGGTATTGGTGAAGCCCCAGGCGATGCGGCCGTTATGGCCCAGCACCACGCCCGGCACGCCGGGCAACGTCGCGCCGATCGCAGCGCCGGCGGGTGACGCCATATGCGCGAAATACCACAGCGCTGGCGTGGCGAGACCGAGATGCGGATCGTTGGCCAGCAGCGGCTGGCCGGTCACCGTGCGCTTGCCGTTTATCACCCAGTTGTTGGAGCCGATGCCTTCCGGCCGCTCGGGCGGCAGGATTTCAAGCAGGCGCTCGACATCAACGGCGGCCGCAACCTGGCGATACAAATCTGTCATATCAGCCAGGGCGACCGGGCCATCGCCGGGATAGGGCGGATAGAATTCTTCGATCTGCTGCTTCGTCAGGCGTTTTGCGAGACCGAGTGTGGCGAGTTCACGGCCCCAGTTGCCGCCCAGATCCCAGGCCATCATTTTCAGCCAGCCGAGAGAGTCTGCCGGCGTCCAGGGCTCGGGCGTAACATCGAAGATCAGAAATTCCGGCGGCAGTGGACCGTTGCGGCTGGCGAGGAAGGCATTCACGCCATCGGCATAGGCCTGCAGCGTCGTCTGCGTCTCGGGCTTCAGATGCGCAAAGGCGGTGACGGCCTTGCGTCGGATGCCCAGCGTACGAATGAATTTGTCGGTGTTGAGCGCAGCCGCGCCAAACAGTTCAGCCAGCCGGCCGGCGGCAATGCGACGCTGAACTTCCATCTGCCAGAGACGGTCCTGCGCATGGGCATAGCCGAGGCCGAAGGCTGCGTCATTGCGGCTGCTGGCGCGGATATGCGCGACGGCATTCCGGTCACGCAGAATCTCAACGGGGCCGGACAGTATCTGCCCGACTTTCACTTCTCCATTGACGACTGGCAGAGAGAGGCGGGCAACAACATAACTGCCGCCAGCGGCAAGGCCCAGAAGCACGAACAGAAGAACGACTAACCTGAAAATCCAGCGCATGCGATCCCGATCAACCTGTACCGGAGATCAGGCTTAACAGATTCGACAATGATTTGCAGGTTCGAATCGCCACATGACCGTAAACACACGGTCACGGAATGGGATCAGGCTTCAGCAACCTGCTTGCTGCCGGTCGGAACGCCCTGCAGGCTGCTGAACGCGGCAGCTGATGCCGCGACCACCTGCGGAGCAGGAGCCGTGGGGTTCGGCGCAGGCGCGCTGGCAGCACGATCCTCGGCACTGCCGATGATGCGAGGCTGCGGTACAGTTCGGTCGTGCCCACCCTGCGGACGCAGGCTCGAATCCTCGGGAAGGTGCTGCTGATACTCGCGCACGGCGCGCGGGCTCGGATACTGTTGCTGCACTTCGCCGGTTTCGCTGTTGCGAATTTCGACAATGGCTAGACGTGCCGTGATGTCGAAGCGGATGAAGG includes:
- a CDS encoding penicillin acylase family protein codes for the protein MSGPVEILRDRNAVAHIRASSRNDAAFGLGYAHAQDRLWQMEVQRRIAAGRLAELFGAAALNTDKFIRTLGIRRKAVTAFAHLKPETQTTLQAYADGVNAFLASRNGPLPPEFLIFDVTPEPWTPADSLGWLKMMAWDLGGNWGRELATLGLAKRLTKQQIEEFYPPYPGDGPVALADMTDLYRQVAAAVDVERLLEILPPERPEGIGSNNWVINGKRTVTGQPLLANDPHLGLATPALWYFAHMASPAGAAIGATLPGVPGVVLGHNGRIAWGFTNTGPDTQDLYIEKIDPADTTQYVTPEGSAAFVTRQETIKQRSGEDVVITVRETRHGPVISDVHDGARQQLEAGYVLAFAWTALLDEDTTADALLGLDSVTDWNGFNDNLRRFVSPQQNIVYADREGNIGFVAPGLIPIRRADNDLKGLAPAPGWDARYDWNGFIPFDQLPRSYNPPPGTIVTANNKIVPDSYPHFITADWAEPYRARRIEQLLKERNVHSVESFKQLQGDIMSPMVGEILPLLLAVPPKNLPRNSELPGSHGLMASWDGNMSVNRAEPLIFQAWYRELTRLILADELGDAFQPLWRFRPILIKNILTNQNGQSRWCANQATGATTPCSELVAEALDRALDDLKVRYGSDMARWRWGEAHSARGTHRPFSNIAMLRRFFEVSVPTGGDAFTVNVGRNDLANDKDPFGNRHAASLRAIYDLADLNRSQFMHSTGQSGHVLSRHYRDYATPWAAVEYIPMSMRPADFETGALGRLRLTAR